The genomic DNA AAGGTAGTTaggtatataaaaataaatataaggtaTTTGAATGATGAGTATATTGTTGAATggatagtgggttatttgaaactATACATACCTATTTCATTGAAGATGTCATTGACATTGGAGGCATTTTTGGCCGAGGTTTCCATGAAGAATAGTCCATTCTTTTGTGCATAAGCTTTTGCTTCCTGTCAGAGTTCAAAGACATTATTTTAACATCAGTTGCAGGAGATGGTGTTTCCTAAATGAGATATAAAGGAATACTTGCCTCAGTTGAAACAGTTCTTGCATCCAACAAATCCGCCTTGTTCCCAGCAAGTGCAGTGACCATGTTTGAATTACCTTGAGAATGAAGCTCTTGGACCCATTTCTTTGCACGATCAAATGAGGCCTAGGGAAGAAACCTTTTGAGAACACAATTCACAATATTCTTGGATTGTCAAATGAAAGAATTTCAGTAAACATACTTGGTTCGTGATATCATACACAACTATAGCAGCTGCTGCTCCTCTATAGTACATTGGAGCAAGACTATGGTATCTCTCTTGACCAGCCGTATcccatatttcaaatttaacatTCGCATCATCTACAGCCAACGTTTGTGAGAAGAAAGCAGCGCCAATGGTAGATTCCTGCGTAAGAGTTAAGAACATCAGGTTACTAGAAACCAAATAACTTCTCAGATTCACTTTACTAAAAAGGAATTCTACAAACCTGAAATTCAATAAATTGTCCTTTCACGAATCTCAACACCAAGCTAGATTTTCCTGTACCAACATCACCTAGAAGTACCTATATAAAAGATCAAAACAATGTAAATATGTACTGCAAAACACTTGATCTTAGTTACTTGAGAGGCATCTAATCAACCACCAAATTGCTCACATCACATCTGATTtcttaattctaattctaacAACATGATGAAAATGCAAGAATACAAACTAGTATCATGCTTAATGTACAATGAGTGCAGGAATTCAAGGTCAACTATTTCACCAATCAAACATCTATGATCTATCAAACAAAAGTATAATCAGCTTGCTTAAAAAGGGCGCCCTGAAGTTTGGCTAACAAAACCAAACTCAACTAGGTCGTAAACGATTTATGGtctgaatttcaaacagaaagCTTAAAGCTTGACGACCTAAACAACAAAATCCAGATGGAATCAAAACAGGATGGGTAGATTGAATtgagaaaacaataaaaaagtaaaaaggaAGACGATCACAATACCAATTTAGCGTTGATACTCTTGTTTCCAGCCGTGGCCATGTTGGGTTAACTTAACTGGGTTGATTGGAGAATCGGAGAGAAGGAAGAAAGAGTAGCAGAAGATGGGTTAGAATTGAGGCGATGAAGAAACGATGAACCCTTCTTGCCTTCCCAACAATCCcactttctttctctttctctctctctctctctagtttTCTCAGGTATCGTAAGAAACCGCAATAAACCTCACAAA from Impatiens glandulifera chromosome 9, dImpGla2.1, whole genome shotgun sequence includes the following:
- the LOC124914026 gene encoding ras-related protein RABF2b-like codes for the protein MATAGNKSINAKLVLLGDVGTGKSSLVLRFVKGQFIEFQESTIGAAFFSQTLAVDDANVKFEIWDTAGQERYHSLAPMYYRGAAAAIVVYDITNQASFDRAKKWVQELHSQGNSNMVTALAGNKADLLDARTVSTEEAKAYAQKNGLFFMETSAKNASNVNDIFNEIAKRLPRLQPSPNPSGMVLVDRPAGAAADRPATASCCS